In the Deferribacter desulfuricans SSM1 genome, ATTTGAAAACTTTATCATAAGTTCTGGATACATTTTCATTTTTTTCAATTTTTATTTCAGTAGTTATATAAGTATTATTTATAAAATTTTCACATTTGTATATCCAGAATGATATTAAAAAGGTAATAATGAAAATGACAAAAATCAATAGAATAAAAAAATTTAATAATTTTTTCGTTTTGAAATTCATTTAGATTTTATTTACAACTTTTAATTAAATCTACAAACCTCTTAAACAGATATATTGCATCATGTGGGCCAGGGCTATTTTCTGGGTGATATTGAACAGCAAATACTGGCTTTGTTTTATGTCTTACCCCTTCAACCGTTTTGTCATTCAGATTAATATGTGTTACTTCAACTATATCTGATAATGAATCTATATCTACAGCAAAACAGTGGTTTTGAGCAGTGATTTCCACTTTTTTAGTATCTAAATCCATAACTGGTTGGTTCCCGCCATGATGTCCAAATTTGAGTTTATAAGTTTTACCACCTAAAGCTATTGAAAGAATTTGGTTTCCTAAGCATATTCCAAATACTGGGTATTTTTCAACAGCTTTTTTGGCAATATCAATTCCATAACTTATTGGCTCTGGATCACCAGGACCATTTGATAAAAATATACCATCAGGATTTAATTTTTCTATATCCTCAAATTTTGTGTTTGCTGGTACAACTGTAACTTTACATCCGTTATCTACAAAATACCTTAATATATTTCGCTTTATTCCAAAATCTATAGCAACAATATGTAGATCAAAAGATTCAGGGGTGTAGTAACCTTTTCCTAAAATCCAACTACCTTGTGTCCATTCATAAGGTTTTTTCGTGCTTACATACTGAACAAGGTCTTTTCCAACGATTGAAGGGATATTTTTAGCTTTTTCCTTTAAATAATCTATGTCTCCTGTTTCAGTAGAAATAATAGCATTCATAGAGCCTCTTTCTCTTATATGCCTAACAAGTTTTCTTGTATCAATACCTTCAATCCCTATGATGTTATATTTTTTTAGAAAATTACTAAGTGATGTTGTAGCTCTATAATTGGAATAAGTTTTTGAATACTCTTTTACAATAAAAGCTGTGACATAAGGTCTATTAGACTCAAAATCTTCTTCATTTACACCATAATTACCTATTAAAGGGTAAGTCATACATACCATTTGACCATAGTATGAAGGGTCTGTGAGTATTTCTTGATATCCAGTCATAGATGTATTAAAAACAACCTCTCCCTCAACTTCACCATTTGCACCAAAACTTGCCCCTTTAAAAACTGTTCCATCTTCCAAAACTAAGTATGCCGCTTTCATTGCTCCTCCACAAAGATTTTAGGATGTATAAAATAAATAGAGATATTTTTCAATCTATAAAGTTAACAAAATTGTAAAAACTGCTCCTTTCCTATAAAGAGAGATTCTTATTTCTCCATAAAAATTATTTATAATTGCAGTATTTAATTCATTAAGATTTTGT is a window encoding:
- the carA gene encoding glutamine-hydrolyzing carbamoyl-phosphate synthase small subunit, with the protein product MKAAYLVLEDGTVFKGASFGANGEVEGEVVFNTSMTGYQEILTDPSYYGQMVCMTYPLIGNYGVNEEDFESNRPYVTAFIVKEYSKTYSNYRATTSLSNFLKKYNIIGIEGIDTRKLVRHIRERGSMNAIISTETGDIDYLKEKAKNIPSIVGKDLVQYVSTKKPYEWTQGSWILGKGYYTPESFDLHIVAIDFGIKRNILRYFVDNGCKVTVVPANTKFEDIEKLNPDGIFLSNGPGDPEPISYGIDIAKKAVEKYPVFGICLGNQILSIALGGKTYKLKFGHHGGNQPVMDLDTKKVEITAQNHCFAVDIDSLSDIVEVTHINLNDKTVEGVRHKTKPVFAVQYHPENSPGPHDAIYLFKRFVDLIKSCK